From the genome of Cygnus olor isolate bCygOlo1 chromosome 29, bCygOlo1.pri.v2, whole genome shotgun sequence:
GAAGACGAACTCGACGCTGGCCTCCGGGGGGAAGCGATcgtctggggggggggggcgggggggggtcagggcctgagccccccaaaccccccctGACTCCCCCcgacccccacccccccacaaATCCCCTCCCAACCCCTCCCCAACCCCCTGacagcccccggccccctctCACACCCCCAACCCCCcgaccccccctccccacaaaTCCTCCCCGACCCCTCCCTGgacccccccaagccccccggACACCCCCTCACCGACCTCCCCTGGCCCCTCTGACCCCGCCCCCaacccccggccccccccgcccacTCTGacccccccatgcccccccccgcccacccCTGCAGGCCTCGTCCAGCTCCTCCTTTTGCAGGCGCAGGCGGGGGCCCTGCAGGGTGCAGGTGTGGAACTGGGCCCGGAACACGGCCTCgcgcccggcccccccccgccgctggTAGCACTTCAcctggggggggacacacacggCCCTTGCACGCGCGGCCCTTGCACGGGGCTTGGCCGCACGTGCCCCTCgcgtgtgtcccccccccccaaatgcaCCCCTTTTGCGTGCACCCCTTACACGCCCCCCCCACATACATGCCTTGCGCGCATGTGCCTTGCACACCCCCTTGCACACGCACCCCTTTCACCCCCCCACACCTTCTCTTGCACGCCCCCCCTGCAcaccccccccttcctcccccctgcACCCACTCAGTTCCCCCTTGCACCCCCCCCTTCACCCCCATTGCACACCCCCTCGCATGCCCCCCCTTGCACACATACCCTTTGCACACGCACGCCTCCTTCTTCCCCCCGCACCCACTCGCAGCCCCCCCTTTCGCCCCCCCTTGCATTTCCCTTGCACACCCCTCTTGCACCCCCAACCCCCTCGCACACCCCTtgcaccctcccccccccctgcacccccttGCACGCCCCCCTCACCATCACGTCCCCCTTCAGCAGCAGGGCCGGCTCCAGGCTGATGCAGAGGCTCTGGGGGCCAGGGGTGCTGctgcaagggggggggggggtgagtgCCAGGGGGGCCCCcccccagggagcagggctcgggggggggccggggggggcccggggggggcacTCACTACACGCCCGAGGTATAGACGAGCTGCAGGGACTGGTAGATCTTCAGGAAGGGCTGGCAGCCTGcacgggggtgggggggtcagCGGGGGGGAagctgggggggtcccggggggggacctggggggtCCCCGAGGGGTCTcggggggtccccaggggtcCCCAGGGGGTTCCCGGGGGGGGACCTGGGGGATCCCCGAGGGGTCtcgggggggtccccaggggtcCCCAGGGGGTTCCCGGGGGGGTCCGGGGGAGTCCCGGGGGGTAGAGGGGATCCCCGGGGGGGGTGTCCCGGGGGTGtcccggggggggtcccgctcACCGGCGccgggctgggcagggggcagggggggcagcAGGACGTGGTGCAGGAACTGGGGGCTGCTGTTGAGCCGGATGCGCCCCGAGAGCAGCCCGCTGAAGTAAGTGATGTacctggggggggcgggggggcaccCGAAATGAGGAACCCCCAAAAAAGGAACCCCAAATAACGGCACCCCCAAATAAAGGCACCTCCAAAATGAGGCACCCCAAGACAACCACCCCCAAAGCCCAGCACCCAAagcgtgccccccccccaaatgccCCCCCAAGCACCCATGCCCCAACCGCCCCagccccccaaagcccccccaaagccccccaacaccccccccgagctccccccggcccccccacccccctacCTCCTCCCAtgtccccccggccccccccagcccccccaagccccccccaagcctccccagcccccccccacctgCGCTGGGAGGGCTGCAGCGCCGCCCCCACCTTCTCCTCGCAGAACTTGCGCATGGACAGCGTGGCCAGGGCCTGGTCGGCgctgggggggggtcagggAGCACCCACCCTGGCACCCCCACGgccccccacggcccccccacagccccccatCGCCTCCCATAAACCCCTCATAACCCCCATAACTCCCCATAACCCCCCCACCCTCCCATAACCCCCCCTAAACCCCAATAGCCCCCCCACAACTCCCCAAGACCCCGCATAACCCCTAAGACCCCCCCAtaacaccccccaaaaaaacccaTATCCCCATAATCCCCCTATaactcccccaccccccagacccccccatatcccccccatccccaagacccccccaaaacacccccAAAATCCCCCATAACCccatacccccccccccacccccaagaGCCCCCCCATACTCCCCGTGACcccccccaagacccccccatacccccccaTCCTCAAGaccccccccatgccccccgtcccccctgcccccccgtACCTGGCCGACACCTTGCTGTAGTGCATGTAGGCAGCCACCACGACGCCCATCTTGCCCTTACTGCcctgggggggggacgggggggggtcAGTGTccctgccccctgctcccagcgCCCCCAGGCCCCCACCTGAcccacagcagcccccccaTGCCCATCCTCCCCACGCCCCCATACCCCCCCCGTGACCCCCCAGCCTCGCACAgacccccagagcccccccagccccatagCCCCCCATACCCCCCCGATAGCCCCCTATAACCCCCCATAGCCTCCCCAGAGACCCCAACCCCCTATAACCCCCCAttgcccccccagccccccataacccccccaATAACCCCCCACCTTGCAGTGCAGCACGGCCACGTGCTGGGGGTGGGCGCGCAGCCACCCCTCCAGCGCCTTGCAGATGGAGCACAGCTTGTCCAGGGGGGGCGCGTGCAGGTCCGGCCACCcgaagtcctgcacctggggggGGGCGTCAGCACCAGGacccccccgagcccccagctccccccctcCCGTCCCCTACCCCCCCACCTTGGGGTGCAGGCGGGCGAGGTCACGGCGCTTCTCAGACAGGTTGAAGacctgggcggggggggggaactgaGGCACAGCCCCCCGGCCTGACCCCAAGGACCCCCGGCCCTGTCCCCACCCTGCCCCAAGGACCCTGTGTCCTGTCCCCATCCGGTCCCCAGGGatcccctgccctgtccccatcccatcccacgttcccccagtgtccccaagGACCCTGTGTCCCGTCCCCCGCTGTCCTGTCCCCAGtcaccctgtccccagccacccCATCCCCAACCACTCCgtgccccatccccaccccgTGCCGTCCCCAAGCACCCCAAGCACCCTGTGCCCTGTCCCCGATCGCCCTGTCCCCAAGCACCCTGTGCCTGTCCCCAGTCACCTCAGTCACCCGTCACCCCGTCCCCAATCACCCCCCACCCTGTCCCCAATCACTACatgccccatccccatcccatgcCCTGTCCCCAAGCACCTTGTCCCCAAGCACCCCGTCCCCAACGACCCCGACCACCCCCACCACCCTGTCCCCAAGCTCCCTGACCGCCCCGCTGCGCGTCCCCAAGCACCCCACGGCTGTCCCCAGTGACCCCATGCCCGTCCCCGAGCACGCCGAGCACCCCGTCCCCACCgccccgtgcccgtgcccgcgCCGTACGGCGTAGCGCTCGCGGTGCCTGGAGCGCAGCATCTGGGCCACGTCGCGCAGGTGCCCGCGGAGGCGCCGCTCGTCCAGCGCCGGGGGGAAGCTGAGCGCCAGCACCCGCTCGGTCACGTAGCTCAGGTCCAGCTCCGCCGCGCGCTCCAGCACCGCCGCCATGCTCAGGCTCCTGGGGACACAGCGTGGGGACGGTGCCGGGGGGGCACCCGCGGGGACACGGCGTGGGGACAGCGCCCATGGGGACGCCACCCGTGGGGACGCAGAGTGTGGGGATGGCACCCATGGGGACAGCacatggggacagggtggggaTGGCACCCATGGGGACACAGCGTGGGGACGGTGCCCGTGGGGACAGCGCGTGGGGATGGCACCCACGGGGACAGAGAACGTGGGGACAGCACACGGGGACAGCACCCATGGGTGACAGAGAGCATGGGAACAGAGCATGGGGACAGCACCCACAGGGACAGCGCCCACCCATGGGTGACAGCGCCCCCCTTAGGATCatgccccccccgccccccccagcccccccgtcCCTACCtgggcagggtgctgtgctgccGGGCGCTGCTCAGGGACTTGGTGGAGCCCTGGGGTGCACGGGGGGGGCtcatgggggtgggggggacacgtccctgtccccgtccccgtccccgtccccatcccgtcCCTCAGGGCTGGGGGGCCCGGGGTGAGGCAGGGGCTCACCAGATGCTCGCTGCGGCGCACTGGGGCCGTGTTCCTCCTCTGGGGGGGCACAGAGAGCTGGGGGCAGGCGTGGCTGGGGCCGGACCCCGttgtggggtgcaggggggggtccccaggcCCAGCCAGGTCCCCCCAGCACTTACCagctcggggggggggcgcggctTGGCATGGTGATGTCACCTGCAAGGGGCAAGGGGCAAGGGGGGGTCACCCCGGCCCCACACCCCCAGCGGGACCCCAGCCCCCCagcggcccccagccccatatCAGGCccgcccagcagcccccagccccccagcagcctcccccagTAGCCCCCGGCCCCATAtcagcccccccagcagccccccagcagccctccagcagcgccccccggccgcccccccccgcagccccgggggtgTTGCTCTTGGCGCGGGCCCCGCTCGGGCACAGAGGCCTCGATTGATGCCGCGGGGCCggagggggggccggggggggggcctggaGCAGCGCGGGGGGCCCCCGGCAGGcgctgcctcagtttcccccagcccccacccccgcaaatcccccccccccatccgaCAAGGGGGAAACTGCGGCAcgcttggggctggggggggcacacgctgctcctgccccccccTCGGCCCCCCCCGTCCgtccgcgccccccccccgcggtttgtccagctgcagcccctggccgCCCGCCAAGGCCAACGTTGCACAACGCCAGcacgggggggggacacagggaccgccctccccgtccccccccgcTGCTCTCCCACGGCCCTGGGGACCGGGAGGGGACAGCGGGGGTGGGGGGTCGCCAACAGCCCCCCCCCTCGGCCACCAACAGCCCCCCCTGGGGCCGCCAATGCCTCCAgtgccccccccggccctaCCTTGGCCTCGCAGCGCTTGTGGCTGGCCACCTTGCACActgcggggacacgggggggggtcAGGACCCCAGGGTCTGTCCCTGCGTCCCCCCCCAACCCTGATCCCCCCCCTCCCGGCAGCGTTGTGCTGGGAagggggggcgggaggggggggtaTGAgggggtggggctgggggtaATGGGCtgtggggacatggggctgggggacgtTGGGAcgtggggacactggggacatcGGGCCGGGGGCCAGGGGGGATTTGGGGCCAGGGGGCagatggggacacggggacagggggacacaTGGGACTGGGGGACTTCGGGATATTGGGTatgtggggacagggagatgGAGGAGATGGGGACACACGGGGCTGGGGGACGTTGGGACGTGGGACTTGGGGACAGGGACATTGGGATACGGGGCCAGGGGGGtttggggacacggggacagggggagatggggacacgggggatGGGGGTCGCTGGGacgtggggacatggggagcGGGGAGATGGGGACACAGGGAGATGGGGACgcacggggctgggggacgTCGGGACATGGGGACGCGGGGCCATGGGGCCGCGCGTTTCGGGGCGAcctgtgcagagcagcccctgcgCCCCGACGTCCTCGTGGCAGGCGGCGCAGCGCCGCGGCTTCTTGCGGAAGGATTTCTCCTGGAAGCtgtggggctgcggggccggcccgggctgggggggccgggaaaaatgggggggggggggacggggaaaagggggggcacggggcagagGCCGCTCAGCACCCCTCGTACGCGGGGCACCCGGGCGCCCCCCCggttctcctccccccccccgtccacccccgtgccccccccggtCCCCAGGGCCCCCCCGAGGCGCGGCCGCCGCGTCCCGGCCGCAGGaagcggggccggggccagcCCAGGAAGCGGGACCCGGGGCCGgagccgcccccccgcccccccccgcaaCGATTcccacggcccggcccgggggggggggcgtgggaACGGGACCGCGAGGGGGCGagaaacggggggggggggggcgaggtCCCGTGGCAGAGCCCCCCCCGTGTCTCGTCCCCCCCCCGTTgtctcgcccccccccccgggctgaCCCCGCGATGCTGCCACAGGGGGGCCGTGcaccccgggacccccccccccagcccctcctaATTGGGcacagccgccccccccccccccccccccccggcggaCCCTCCCCGTGCACCCCGCCCCGCGGGATCCCCCAGACCCCGCAGCGGGGCCGAGCCGCGGCCCCCCCGGATGGTGACGGGGGGGGCACCCCCCTAAAACCGACCCCCCCCGAACCGACCCCCCCCGGCGGGTGACAGCCGCCCCCCACGGACCCCCACGCCGCGCCCCGCACCCGCCCCGATCTCCGCGGTCGCCCGTGGGGCGCgcccacgcccccccccccggcccccccaggctccccccgtctccccgcgccccccccgcgccccggtACCGAGGGGGGGCCGTGGCGGCGGCTCAGAGCCCGCAGCAGCGACCCCACGGCGCCCCGCGGCTGCATGGCGGCTGTCCCGAGTGGGGCGGGCCCGCGGCTTCCCGGCGGGGGGgacgcggggggggggacacgcgACACcgggggggtgggaggagggacggggggggggcgcgcggGGACACGCGTGGGCCCGCCGCGTGGCGCTGCCGCTGTTtcccacgcccccccccccccggtacctTCATTTCGTGCCCCCCCCGCCCGTCCCCTCTGCTCCCGGTCCGGGCCCGGTGGCGGCGGCGttggggcggccccggggggcggggcggggcccccccgcctcctcccctccttccccccccgcctcctcccctccttccccccccggcccccccccgggttTGACCGGCCCCGTTAACCCCTGCGGGGCTCCGGGCACGGAGGGGTTAACgcggccgggacccccccgcgCTGCGgccggggatggggacggggacggggagggaagggttaatgggggggctgcggggacctATAGGATCCATAGGGACACCGGGTATGGGATGTGGGGACCTATAGGGATCTATAGGGACACCTGGTGCAGGGCTGTAGGGACCTATAGGGCCCATAGGGACACGGGGTATGGGGCTATAGGGACCTATGGAGCTCCATAGGGACACCCGGTACGGGCTGTAGGGACCTATAGGGCCCATAGGGATACCTGGTCCGGGCTATAGGGACCCATGGAGCCCCATAGTGCCCCATAGGGACACCCACTCTAGGGGCTGTAGGGTCGaggccccagccccccccccgtggAGGTTTTGGGATGCAGGACGGGGgtttggggtggttttggggtggttttggggtgcaGGACAGGGACCTCCTCCGCCCCTCCCTGGTTCTGGCACCCACGGGCtcggcccccccggccgcccccagcccccccaaccccccggAACCCACCTggggcccccccgggccgggggggggcgagcagcagggccctgcccAGCACCGGGCgcccatggggggggggggggcgctgcgggATTTCTGCCGGCCCCTCCCTGCCCGGCTTGTTTATGGGATTTAATggttttttatgtttttgggttgttttttctattaaaaatatttatttatttatttcctccactttttattagctttttctTGTGACCCCCCCCTGAAGGGCACAGCtctgggggggctttggggcagGGGACGGatttaagggggggggggaaatgtgTGCCCAGCAGGGGGGGCTCAGTGTCCCCCCCCCATGTGTACCCCCCAGTCTCAGTGTCCCCCCACTGCTCCCTCGCCCCCCCGtgcgccccccccccatccccagcagcccccccatCCGCAGGAGGTCCCTGGCTGCCGCCcccctcccgtccccccccccacctggCTCCGGCCCCGCGGCCAACAGAGGCCGATTGTGCGTGGCTGGGATTTGGGGctttttggggggtttggggcTTTTAAAAGGTCCAGCCCCcaggggagggggggtgggggctgcaggaccaCCCCCCCCGGCCTGCAGGACCCCCTGGCAATTAGCGATTAGCAGCAATTAGCTCCCCCCCCGCTAATTAAACTTCACCTCGCTGCGGGCTCCGTGCCAAGAGCGCGGCGGGGACACGTCgcagggagggggaggaagaggaggaggaggaagaggaagaggaagaggaggctggcCAAGGGACGAGCAGgaggctgccaggagctgctgggggggaggaagaggaggaagaggaggatgacCAGGATGACCAGGGGACAACCAGGAGGCCTCCAGGAGCTGTtgaggaggggaggctgggggggaggaggaagaggaggacgaggaagaggaggacaaaggaggatgaagaggaggaagaggctggCCAAAGGACTGCCAGGAggcctccaggagctgctgaggaggggaggccgggggggaagaggaagagaagaaagaagaggaaggaggaagagggaagatgaggaagaagacGAGGTGGAGGCTGGCCAAGAGGCCAAGCAGGAGTGCTGAGtggaggctgcggggctggggaggaggatgaggatgacGATGAGGAGGGGGATGAAGGCAGCCCCGGAGCAGCGAGGACTCGCACGGAGCTGGCCGCTGGAGGGGATGTTCAAGATCAGCTTTATTggaggaaacaacaaaaaaaccaaccccaaACCCCCCAACCCCCCTCAACGCCCCGGCCCGAGGGGGGGCCAAGTAAAAGGCAGCTGCGGGGCCTCCCCCGGAGCCTGCGGCGGGCGCGCTGCCCCCGggcgccccctccccaaaccgGGCTCAAACCCGAGGATTTGGGGGCTGCTTTGGGGCAGGCggaggggggccgggggaggcccGGCGCCAGCCTCCGGAGGCCGGGACGTGGTCCTGGGGCTGCGGGCTCAGGCTCCGAAGCCCCTCCGTGGGTGGGGGCCGGGGTCCGCGAGCCCCCCGCCTGCAGCCCACGGGGCGCAGCCCTACCTGAGGCTCCGGGTGCTGAGCTTGGCCCTGCGAGGCCCGCGGAGGCTCCTCGGGCCGGCGGAGGCTGCAGCGGTGCGCACGGAGCGCGgcgtccttttttttttttgtgttttcctctcGTTTGTACTTTGCGGGCAcgtttttttgtgtgtgttttgtgttttttcctgcGGTAAGAAGTTTAAGAAGGGTCTCCGGAGGCGCTGAGTTTCAGGATTTATTTGGGCCTGCTGGGGACAGGTTTGCTTTGGCTCCCCGGGGGGCGCAGGGGGCGGCGCGAGGCTCTCATTCGGCGCTCTCCTCGTCCTCGCCGTCGTCCTCGCCGTCCACCGACAGCGCCGCGTACTTGCTGGCGTGGCTGAACTGCTGGCAGGGAGGCAGTGGGGCGGGCGCCGCGTCAccggggggctcagcacccccgggacccccccgagGAGCAGGGAACCCCCTCCCCAAGGAGACCGGCCTCCCCCCGCGGGCAGGGTGCTTACGGAGGCCGGGCTCTCGTCGAGTTTCTTTGGCTCAGGCGCAGGTCTCACGTCGTGAtccttcctgctctccttcctgcAACACCCAGGGGATGCCGGGCTCGGGGGGGGACGCCGGGCTCGGGggggtccccgtccccgtccccccgcgCTCAGCACTACTGGGCACGCACCGCTCGGTGTCTCCTGGGCCGCGGCCGGAGCTGCCGCTCCGCGCCTTGGGGCCGCTCTCCCGGGCGCCGTCCGCCTTGCTCTCAtctcctggggcagggggggccgCGGGGTCTCGCCACCGgccctctgcagggctgccccccccccgcagggcCCCGGGCCCCGTCCCGGCGAGGGGACAGatcccagggctctgctggggggGCGCGGTGCTGCTCCCCCCGGCCTCACCTTTCCTAGGGGCGCTCCTCGGGGCCACGCCGTCCTCCAGGGGCAGGCCGGGCGCCGTCTGGCTGCTGATGGGGGGGCAGAATGCAACCGTCAGCACCTCGGGGGGGGCACCACCACCAGCCGGGGGGGCACACGATCCCCTGGGGCTGCGTCAGGACCCCCGCCACTCCCAGGAGGCCCCCCCCAGACACTTGGGGGGTGTTCCGCAGCTCACCCACCTAGGGGGGGAGTGCTGCTCCGAATCCGAGCCGGGGGGGCGTGCGGGGGGGTTGGCGCTGCGCTTCACCCAGGCGTTCTCCTTGGGGGGGGGTGCAGGCATGGCCTTGAggggctgcttctcctcctgggGCCGGGTGGGGGGCGAGGGCACCTCGTCCTCCCTGGTGAGCGGCTCGTTCTCCAAGGACTTCTCGCTCTCCCTCCGCCGCGTGGCTgcggggggacggggatgggggggTCACGCTGCCGTCCCGGGGGGGACACGGCCCTGTCCCGGGGGGGTCATGGGACCCGCACCGTCCCGCTACCTACTCCTGCCCGTGGGGCCGGTGCCTgcggtggggccgggggggccgctCTGCGAGGACTCGCTCCCCGTCCGCGACCGCTCCTGGTTCTGGTTCTCCTCGCTGCGCCAGCTGGggtgcctggggcagggggggtgAGCGGGGGCAGCCCGGtagcccgccccccccccccccccccgggcttCGTGCCCCCACCGATGACACCGCACCTCTCCCGGGGCCGCCTGTCTATCCGCTTGTCGTCGTCCAGCTGCCgctgcagcttctcctgctccttctgcagccGCTCCTCCACCTCGCGCTCGCGGGCGGCCGTGTCCACCGGCTTGGCCCCCCCGAAGATGGAGGCCGCCCGGCTGGACTGCGGCGCGGGGGCCACCGacgcctcctcctccttgggCGCGCTGCGCGGCTTCAGGTTCAGCTTCGGCCGCTGGGTGGGACCTGGCGGGACCCCGCGGGCGCTGAGCGGGTTCTGGGGGGGGGAACCCGgaccccgcgccccccgccggcGCTCCCCCCGCGGCCGCTACCTCGGTCGTCGCGGCGGAAGTCGTCGCGGCCGTAATCGTCCCGCGAGTTCCACCTGTCCATGCGGTCGTCGCGGCGGTCGTATCGGTCGTCGTAGCGGTCGCTGCCGCCCCGGTAGTCGTCGTCCCGGCGGTAGCCGCTGCCGAAGGCCCTCCTGCCGCTGCCTATCCGCGAGTCGTAGCCTGGGGGCGGGTGGGGAAACACCCTGTGGGTCCTCCCTGCAGGGGAGCACCCCCGAGAGAGGGACCGGGCCCCAAATAGGGACGGGGAGCCGCCCGCCAGGGCCCAATGCTGCTCGCGGGGCagcggctgcagcaggggcacgGTGCCGAAGCCCCCCGGGcccaccccctgctccccccagcacgcctcgccctgccctgccctgccctacCTCGGTCGTAATCCCTGCTGCGGTCATCGTAGCGGTCACGGCCCCCGAAGCCGCGGTCCATGTCCCTGCGCGGGCCGTCGCGATACCGATCATCGTAGCGATCCCGATACCCtgcggcggggggagcggggcggggcgtGAGCAGGGGATTTGAGGGGAAAACCGAGGAAAATTGGCACCCTGAGGAATCGGATGGGGGACCGGACCCGAGCAACTGCTCCACGGGCGCCTGAGCACACCGCAAGGGTGCCGAGGCACTGGGGGAGGGGCGCGGCAGGCCATGGCTCCGGAGGGCCGACCCCATGGGCAAGACGCAGCCCGCGGTGCTGTGCAGAGCCCCGGCGCTGCTCCCACCGCCCTGGCAGGGGGCCTGCCCCCCCTTGAGCCCCCCCTCGCCCCACTCACTGTCGCCGAAGCCGTCGTCGCCCCGGCGCGGCGGGTAGTCGTCGAAGCTGTCGGTGGCGGCGGGCCGGGCCCTCCAGTCGCTCTCGAACCTCTCCGAGTCGCGGAAGCGGTCGCGGTCCCTGCCGAAGCAGCGGTCGTCGCgatctggggggggggtgaagggaAGGGGGCCCTGAGCCAGCGCAGCCTGGGGCAGCGTGATAGGGACGGCTGGGGGGGCCCCGCGATAAGGGAACGCCCCGAGGGttctgagggtgctgagggccGCCCCGGCCCCACTGCGGCCCCCGGAGCAGGGACGGAGCGGAGGGGCGGGGTCCGGGTCCCACCTTTATCCTGAGCCTGATCAGCGACGTCCACGCGTATCCTTCTGTTCCCTAGGGACTGCAGACGGGCGGGCCGTCAGCCCCGCGCCCCCACGGCGCAGAGACAGGGCCGGGCCGGTGCCCGAGCTCCGGAGGATTTCACGCCGCAggggatctccaaaagcccccaaacccagcttttttttccccgcttGAGCCTTTTTAACACGCACTCTACAACACGAGGCTCCGTAAAGCGTCTTCAGcccccagggctgtgcagggaggcGC
Proteins encoded in this window:
- the EIF4B gene encoding eukaryotic translation initiation factor 4B isoform X4, with amino-acid sequence MAASAAKKKNKKGKTLTLTDFLAEDGGGGGGPTYIPKPVSWADETDDLEGDVSTAWHSNEDDVYRAPPIDRSILPTAPRAAREPNIDRSRLPKCPPYTAFLGNLPYDVTEESIKDFFRGLNISAVRLPREPTNPERLKGFGYAEFEDIDSLFQALSLNEESLGNRRIRVDVADQAQDKDRDDRCFGRDRDRFRDSERFESDWRARPAATDSFDDYPPRRGDDGFGDRYRDRYDDRYRDGPRRDMDRGFGGRDRYDDRSRDYDRGYDSRIGSGRRAFGSGYRRDDDYRGGSDRYDDRYDRRDDRMDRWNSRDDYGRDDFRRDDRGPTQRPKLNLKPRSAPKEEEASVAPAPQSSRAASIFGGAKPVDTAAREREVEERLQKEQEKLQRQLDDDKRIDRRPRERHPSWRSEENQNQERSRTGSESSQSGPPGPTAGTGPTGRTTRRRESEKSLENEPLTREDEVPSPPTRPQEEKQPLKAMPAPPPKENAWVKRSANPPARPPGSDSEQHSPPSSQTAPGLPLEDGVAPRSAPRKGDESKADGARESGPKARSGSSGRGPGDTERKESRKDHDVRPAPEPKKLDESPASFSHASKYAALSVDGEDDGEDEESAE
- the EIF4B gene encoding eukaryotic translation initiation factor 4B isoform X2, whose protein sequence is MAASAAKKKNKKGKTLTLTDFLAEDGGGGGGPTYIPKPVSWADETDDLEGDVSTAWHSNEDDVYRAPPIDRSILPTAPRAAREPNIDRSRLPKCPPYTAFLGNLPYDVTEESIKDFFRGLNISAVRLPREPTNPERLKGFGYAEFEDIDSLFQALSLNEESLGNRRIRVDVADQAQDKDRDDRCFGRDRDRFRDSERFESDWRARPAATDSFDDYPPRRGDDGFGDRYRDRYDDRYRDGPRRDMDRGFGGRDRYDDRSRDYDRGYDSRIGSGRRAFGSGYRRDDDYRGGSDRYDDRYDRRDDRMDRWNSRDDYGRDDFRRDDRGPTQRPKLNLKPRSAPKEEEASVAPAPQSSRAASIFGGAKPVDTAAREREVEERLQKEQEKLQRQLDDDKRIDRRPRERHPSWRSEENQNQERSRTGSESSQSGPPGPTAGTGPTGRTTRRRESEKSLENEPLTREDEVPSPPTRPQEEKQPLKAMPAPPPKENAWVKRSANPPARPPGSDSEQHSPPSSQTAPGLPLEDGVAPRSAPRKGDESKADGARESGPKARSGSSGRGPGDTERKESRKDHDVRPAPEPKKLDESPASQFSHASKYAALSVDGEDDGEDEESAE
- the EIF4B gene encoding eukaryotic translation initiation factor 4B isoform X3, with the protein product MAASAAKKKNKKGKTLTLTDFLAEDGGGGGGPTYIPKPVSWADETDDLEGDVSTAWHSNEDDVYRAPPIDRSILPTAPRAAREPNIDRSRLPKCPPYTAFLGNLPYDVTEESIKDFFRGLNISAVRLPREPTNPERLKGFGYAEFEDIDSLFQALSLNEESLGNRRIRVDVADQAQDKDRDDRCFGRDRDRFRDSERFESDWRARPAATDSFDDYPPRRGDDGFGDRYRDRYDDRYRDGPRRDMDRGFGGRDRYDDRSRDYDRGYDSRIGSGRRAFGSGYRRDDDYRGGSDRYDDRYDRRDDRMDRWNSRDDYGRDDFRRDDRGPTQRPKLNLKPRSAPKEEEASVAPAPQSSRAASIFGGAKPVDTAAREREVEERLQKEQEKLQRQLDDDKRIDRRPRERHPSWRSEENQNQERSRTGSESSQSGPPGPTAGTGPTGRTTRRRESEKSLENEPLTREDEVPSPPTRPQEEKQPLKAMPAPPPKENAWVKRSANPPARPPGSDSEQHSPPSSSQTAPGLPLEDGVAPRSAPRKGDESKADGARESGPKARSGSSGRGPGDTERKESRKDHDVRPAPEPKKLDESPASFSHASKYAALSVDGEDDGEDEESAE
- the EIF4B gene encoding eukaryotic translation initiation factor 4B isoform X1, with the translated sequence MAASAAKKKNKKGKTLTLTDFLAEDGGGGGGPTYIPKPVSWADETDDLEGDVSTAWHSNEDDVYRAPPIDRSILPTAPRAAREPNIDRSRLPKCPPYTAFLGNLPYDVTEESIKDFFRGLNISAVRLPREPTNPERLKGFGYAEFEDIDSLFQALSLNEESLGNRRIRVDVADQAQDKDRDDRCFGRDRDRFRDSERFESDWRARPAATDSFDDYPPRRGDDGFGDRYRDRYDDRYRDGPRRDMDRGFGGRDRYDDRSRDYDRGYDSRIGSGRRAFGSGYRRDDDYRGGSDRYDDRYDRRDDRMDRWNSRDDYGRDDFRRDDRGPTQRPKLNLKPRSAPKEEEASVAPAPQSSRAASIFGGAKPVDTAAREREVEERLQKEQEKLQRQLDDDKRIDRRPRERHPSWRSEENQNQERSRTGSESSQSGPPGPTAGTGPTGRTTRRRESEKSLENEPLTREDEVPSPPTRPQEEKQPLKAMPAPPPKENAWVKRSANPPARPPGSDSEQHSPPSSSQTAPGLPLEDGVAPRSAPRKGDESKADGARESGPKARSGSSGRGPGDTERKESRKDHDVRPAPEPKKLDESPASQFSHASKYAALSVDGEDDGEDEESAE